GACGTGGCGCTGGCCGCGTTCACCGCGCACGACCTTCCCGAGGGCGTGGAGCCCAATCTGGACGCTGAGGCGAACTTCGACCCGGAGAACTTCTCGTTCCCGCACGGCACGCACCTCTGCGCCGCGGAGGTGGACACCGGGACCGGGGCGGTGCGGATCAGGTCGTACGTGTGCGTGGACGACGTGGGCAGCGTGGTCAACCCGATGATCGTGGAGGGGCAGGTGCACGGCGGCCTCGCGCAGGGCATCGCCCAGGCCCTGTACGAGGAGGCCGTCTACGACGACGACGGCACGCTGACCACGGCCACCTTCGCCGACTACCTGGTGCCTTCGGCGGTGGATCTGCCGGAGTTCCACACCGGCCGCACCGAGACCGACGCCACCTCGAACCCGCTGGGTGTGAAGGGGGTCGGTGAGGCGGGCACCATCGCGTCGACCCCGGCGGTGGTCAACGCCGTGGTCGACGCACTCCGCCATTACGGAGTGAACGACGTGCGGATGCCGTGCTCACCGCAGCGGGTCTGGCGCGCGCTGACCGGTGCCCGAGCCGGTTCCTCGACCGGGGCGGAGTCCGGCGGCGGACTCGGATCGATCGACAGCGGTGGCGGTTTCGCCACCGGAGCGAGCGGAGGTGCGCGGTGATTCCAGCCGAGTTCGAGTACGTGGCACCGTCCACGGTGGAGGAAGCGGTACGGACGCTGGACGGGGCCGGCGACGACGCCAAGGTGCTGGCGGGCGGCCAGAGCCTGTTGCCGGTGCTGCGGATGCGGATGGCCGACCCCGGTCTTGTCGTCGACCTCGGCGGGATTCCCGAGACGAAGGGGGTCCGCGAGGACGGTGACGCGCTGGTGATCGGGGCGATGACCAGCCATCACGAGGTGATGCGTTCCGACCTGGTGCGACAGCACGCCGAACTGGTGGCGCTGGCCACCCGTACCGTGGCCGATCCCCAGGTGCGCCATCGCGGCACCTTCGGCGGTTCGCTGGCCCACGCGGATCCGGCGGGTGATCTGCCCGCTCCCGTGCTGGCCATGGACGCGGAGATGGTGATCGCCGGGCCGGGCGGCAGGCGGACCGTGCCCGCGGCCGAGTTCTTCGTGGACTACTTCACCACCGCGCTGGAGGCCAACGAAGTGCTGGTCGAGGTGCGGCTACCCAAGTACACGGGTTGGCGGGCGCACTACGAGAAGTTCAACCGTGTCGCCCAGGCGTGGTCGGTCGTGGGAGTGGCGGCCACCCTCCTGGTACGGGACGGAACCGTGGCACAGGCACGGGTGGGGTTGACGAACATGGGCGCCACGCCGGTGCGGGTACGCGGGGTGGAGCAGGCCCTGCTCGGCTCACCGCCCAGCGGGGAGGCCATCCGGCAGGCGGCCGCGCACGCCACGGAAGGCACCCAGGCCGGCAGCGACGCCAGCGCGGAGGCCGACTACCGCGAACACCTCGCCGAGGTACTGACCGGCAGGGCGCTGACCACGGCGGCCGGTGGGTAGACGCGGCTGTTCGGTTCGACGTGGGGGCTCCGGATCGCGGGACCCGAGCCCCCACTGTTCGGCACCTTCCCGGCGCGCGGCCCAACGGTTCGTAACCGGAAGTGATACGAGTAGGAGGAGCAGTGCGGCTCGAACACGAATTCACCGTCCCGGTTCCGGCCGATGTCGCGTGGCCGGAGTTGCTCGATCCCGAACGGGTGGCCCCCTGCATGCCGGGAGCCACCCTGAAAAGCGCCGAGGGTGAGGAGTTCTCCGGCTCGGTGAAGGTGAAGCTGGGACCGGTGTCGCTGATGTACAAGGGCAACGGCAGTTTCACCGAGGTCGATCACGAGGAGCGCCGCGCCGTCATCGAGGCGAGCGGCAAGGACTCGCGTGGCAACGGTACGGCCTCGGCGACCGTCACGGCCCGGCTCGCTTCGGAGGGAACGAGCACGAGAGTCCGTGTGGACACCGATCTGAAGGTCACCGGCAAACCCGCACAGCTGGGCCGCGGACTGATCTCCGACGTCGCGCAGAAGCTCATCGACCAGTTCGCGGAGTGCCTGGCGGGCAGACTCACCGGGAGCGGATCGGAGACAGCCACGGGGCAGGAGACAGCCGCGGGGGAGAGCACCGAGGGGTCGAGCACCGCGGCGAGCTCTTCGGAGTCCTCGCAACAGCGGTCCGCGGCGCAGCCGGGTGCTTCCACTCCGGTCGGCCCCGCCGGAAACGGTTCCGGTTCCACCTCGTCGAACGACGGCGACCGGACCACCGCGAGTCCCGCTTCCGGTTCCGCCACCGGGGAAACGAGCGGTGGTGCATCGACACCGGCCGGAACCGGCCCCGGCTGGAAGGTCACCGAGGCGGAGAGCGGGGAGAGCTCCCGCTCGACCGCCCGGTTATCGGCGGTGCGCTCGGGCGATACGGGAGATACGGGAGATACGGGAGCGGCGGCCACGAGCGACTCGAACGATGTCGTGGATCTGCTGGGCACGGCTGGTATGCCGGTGCTGAAGCGGGTCGCTCCGGTGGTCGCCGGGCTGGCGGCGTTGACCGTGTTGTTCGTGCTGCTCCGCAGGAGAGCCCGTCGCGCCGGGTGAACCGGGAGCGTGGCCGTCGAGCTGTCGTTCCGAGTGCTGGCTCGAAGGTCGGGACCGTTCCGGTCGCGGCCGTCCCGCGGGACGTTCCCCGGCTTTCGCGGCGGGCCGAGTTCGGCCGGGCCACCCGGGAGATCCGGACGCGCCCGACCGAACCGGCGGTTTCCCGCTGGTTCCCGAGGTCCTACTGGTTGCCGGAGCCGTCCTCACCGAGCAGTGAGTCCGCGATGCCGTTGGCGTTGCCGAGCGCACGCATCGCCTCGTCCGCATAGGCCTCGCCCCGACCGCTCTCGGAGCCCGCGCCCTGATGGGAGTGGCCGGCCGTGAACGCCTCCGAAGTCAGCTTCGGCAGCAGCTGCGACAGCAGCAGGGTGGACAGTCCCGACTGCTCACCCCCACCACCACGCACGACCACGGGACGCGGTGCCCGTTCGGCGAGCCTGGCACCCACCTCCAGCCTGCGGCGAGCCAGTTCGTAGTGCAGCACCGCCCGGTTGTCGCGGTAGGACTGGCCCAGCCGCTGCCTGGACTTCGCCTCGTTCTGCGCCTCGGTCAGCGTCGCCCTGCCGCGCGCCTCGATCTCCCACTGCGCCCGCTGCGCCTCGGTCTCCTGCTCCTCCAGCTGCCTGGCGACATCGCGCCGAGCCTGGTTGCGGGACGCTTTCACCTCGACGAGTTTGGCGTCGCGGGTCTTCTTGGCGCGCTCGATCTCCATCAGCAGGTTGTCGATCCGACGCTTGCGGGTCAGCTCCCACTCCCGCTCGTAGGCGCTGAGTTCCTTGGCGACCCGTTCCCGGGTGGCGAGGTGCTGCTGGTACTGGTCCGGTAGCTGCACGTCCGGGATGTTGGCGCCGAGGATGCTCACCCCGTACTTGTTGAGCTGCCGGTTCAGCGTCGCCTGCATGTCCTCGACGTCGCTGCCGCGCAGTTCGTAGGCCTCCTCGGTGTGCACCTGCCTGCCGCGCTGCCGGATCGCGTCCTGCACCGCGCTGGACAGCACCACGTCGAAATTGCCCGCCCCGATGGTGCGCACGAAGTCGATCGGATTGTCGATGCGGAACTTCAGGAAGAACTCGATCGCCTTCAACGGCACGTCCTCGGAGGTGGGGCAGGCCGCGACGGGAGCGTTGTACGGGATCTCGGTGGTGGTGTCGACGACGAACTCCACCTTGTCCCAGGGCCACCACAGGTAGTGCCGACCGGGGGAGAGGGTGCCGGTGAACGCGCCGTAGCGACTGCGGATGCCGGTGGTGCCCTGCTCGATCTCCACGATCGAAGCACGCCACAGCGCGATCGCGGCGAGCACCAGCGCCAGGGCAGCGGCGATCCCCGTGGACACGGCGACCACGCCGCCGCTGAACGCCGCCGTACCCGCGAGGTAGAGCGCCACGAACAGCAGCGCGACCCAGCCGACGCTCCGGCCGTCCTTCGGGATCACCACGGGGACGAGCCTGCCCTCGTCGCCGCCACGAATGAGCTCGCGGACCTTCGACCACGGCGCGACCACATCGGTGATCTTGGAAAAACCGCGTTGTTGGGTGGACATCACAGCTCACCTGCCTGCTGTTGTTCGCCGTCCCGAGTCTCGCCGTCCCGAGCCTCACCGTCCCGAATCTCGTCGGTGGGGGTCCCGGCGGTGCCGTCCGGGTCCGGTCCGGTCGTGGGCGGTGTCGGAGCGTCCGCCACGCCGGTGAATTCCGCTGCCGTCTCCGCTTCGGGCGATTCGGTGTGTCCACCCGCCGCCAGCAGTTGCTCGATCTCGGCCTCACGGCCGCTGATGCGTTCCCGGATCGCTTCGGCGCGTTCCCGGATCGCGGCCACATCCGATTCGGACAGTCCCGCCGCGCCCTCGTGAATGCCCAGCATCCGGCGTGCCGCGGCCGGGTAGTCGATGTCGTCCTGGTCGCCGAGCGAGACGAGCACCGGCAGGTGCTCCGCCAGACTCTCCAGCTTGTCCAGCACGTCCTTCTCGTAGTGGTATTCCAGGATCTCCGGATTGTTCGCGGCGCTCACCGCACGGATGTCCAGCGCCTGCGCCTCCAGTAGCGCGGAGTTGGCGTTGGCGGTGCTCTCGGCTTCCACGAAGCGCTGCCGCGCCTGCGCCTTGGCGCGGTTGGTCTCCCGCTCCAGCGCGGTGTCCATCTGCGCCTGGTAACTGGCGATCTCGGCCCTGATCCCGGACAGGCTCTCGTTCATCGAGGCCAGTTCCTTGTTCAGATCACCCTCGTCCTGCTCCTTGCGCAGGCTGAGCTCGTACTCGTAGGTGTAGGCGTCCTTGGCCATCCGCACCATCTCCGGTGCGGCGAGGTCGGCCCGGTACTGCTGGCTCGACGGTTCGGCGTGGGTGATGTTGGCGCTGGTCAGCCGTACGGCGGGCAGGAACTGCTCGTTCAGGCTGTCCAGCAGTTCCTGGGTGCTCTCCCCGACGAGGTCGTAGATGTCCTCCGCGCGCTGTTGGTAGATCAGGCTCCGGGTGACCTCGCTGACCGCGTTGGACAGCTTGTCGGAGAAACCGGAGACGGCACCGAGCGCGAACATGAACTGTGTCGGGTCCTCGATGCGGAACTGCAGGAACAGATCGACCGAGGCCTTGATGCCACCTCGAGTGGGTGCCTCGCTGATGGGGGCGTTGAACGGGTACTCCCGCGTCGTGTTCAGCACGTAGCTGACCTTCTTGCGTGGGTCGAGCAGCACCGTGCGCCCCGGTCCGACGGTGCGGTCGAGCTTGCTGAACTTGGTGATCATCGCCTGGCAACCCTCCGGCACCATGACGACGCTGCGCCGTGCCCAGAGCAGTCCGGCCAGAATCACCAGCAGCGTCCAGATCTGCGGGCCGAACCAGGCCGTCCCCACGCCGGTCAACCGGGTCGCCACCAGACCGATCACCGCCAGGACAGCCAACCCCAGCACCGGGATCGCGAGGGCGGTGATCGCGTTGCGCTTGGGGATCACGACAGGGCAGATGACATTGACCCACTCCCCGTCGCCGCCCCGTTCCAGAGTGGTGTTGCTGACGATCGCACCGATCTCCTCCATCGGTGCGTTCCGCTGCTCTATCCGGGTACCCGCCGAGCTGCCCTGTTCCCGCGCGGAGAGGAAGTCACCTGGGTCGATCGCGAACCCGTCGTCGCCGCGCTCGGCGGCCTCACCGACCGTTTCGGACAGATCCTGTCCCTCGCTCACCGCGGACGTGGCTCGACGCCCGGCCGCTGCGATGGTCATGCGCCTCGCTCCTTTTAGAGCTCATCGTCGAAAAACCGGTTCGAACGATCGCCGACCACCGCGGGCCGGGCCGCTCGACCGAGTCCACGAACCGTTCCGAACGGATCGTTCGTGGTCACGGAACCGCCCGCACTCGTAACTCGCGACAGCGATGTTCGGGGAACCGCTGAAATCCCGGTGCCGCCGTCGTGCGGTTGCCAGAGGTTATCGCACACGGCGGGAAACACGCTGCGATTTCGTCGTATCCGAACCGGGAATTCGATCCTTCCCGCCGTTTTCGCGTGTTTCGTCTCTTCCACGGAGGACTGTTTTTCCGTCGCCGCGAACTCGATTATTCCGGTTCTTCGGCCTCGCGGCGCGGCATGACGTCGTGCACCCGTCGCAACCGGTCCAGCCAGCGGTGTTGCGTCTCCGCCGGAGGTGTGGCCGCGGCGACCAGCGCGGGGGAGGGAGTGGGGGCACGTCGCGGTACCGGCAGCCATCCGTTCACCGGCAGCAGGGAGTCGCTGACCATGTCGCCGTCCAGCAGGGCAACCGTGCCGAGGCCACAGGCGAAGGGCAGGTCCGGCAGCGCCCCGGCGAGGGCCAGCTGCGCGGCCAACCCCACACTGCTCTCCACCGCGGAAGAGACCACGCAGGGAAGTCCGCAGGAGTCGGCCACCCGCAGCGCGCGTCGTACTCCGCCCAGCGGGGTCGCCTTGATCACCGCCACGTCGGCCGCCTCCGCTACCGCCACCCGCAGCGGGTCGACCGCCCGCCGAATCGATTCATCAGCCGCTATGCGCACGTTCACACGCCGCCGCACGGCGGCCAGCTCCGGCACCGTGGGGCAGGGCTGTTCGACGTACTCCAGGCCGGAAGCGGCGCGGTCGAGCTCGCGTATCCGCCGCACCGCCGTGTCGGTGTCCCAGGCGGCGTTGGCGTCCACCCGCACGGCCCCGGATCCGCCCAGCGCGGCCCGCACCGCCACCAACCGTTCGATGTCGGCCGACTTCGGCTGGCCCGCTTCGGCCACCTTGACCTTCGCGGTGCGACAACCGGAGTCCGCCACGATCCGGTGGGCCAGCTCCGGATCCACCGCCGGAACGGTGCAGTTGACCGGCACGGCGTCACGTACCGGCTCGGGCCAGCTCTCGAAACAACTCTCCAGTGCGGTGCGCAGCCACGGGGCCGAATCCGCGTCCGAGTAGTCCTCGAACGGGCAGAACTCCCCCCAACCCGCGGGGCCACTGAGCAGCACGCCCTGTCTGGTGGTGACTCCACGGAATCTCGTACGCATCGGCAGACTGTAGACGCGCACCGCGTCGAGTTCGGCCAGGTCGAGTTCGCGATCGGTGGAGCACATGACTTCGATCCTGGCACGTGCGTACCAACTCGGGCACGGGTTTGGAGCCAACACCACACCGTCGGCGGTGGTCACCGCCGAGCGGTGGTAATGCGTTGTTGGGTCGGGGTGTTTCCGTCGAGGTACCTACTCGATGTCGGGCCTCGCCGGAGCGAGAGCCCGCGAGAGGTTCCGCCACCCGAGCACGGCGAAAATCGAGCCGACGAAGTCCCGAGCGGTGTGGTCAGGCCACGCTTGGCCTGCCGATGTCGAAGACGTCGACCTCGAAGCGTGCCCACTGCTGCCGCAGCGCCGCGACGCCCCGGTCGAGCGCGAAGTTCAGCTCACCCA
This portion of the Actinopolyspora lacussalsi genome encodes:
- a CDS encoding carbon-monoxide dehydrogenase medium subunit (product_source=KO:K03519; cath_funfam=3.30.390.50,3.30.465.10; cog=COG1319; ko=KO:K03519; pfam=PF00941,PF03450; smart=SM01092; superfamily=55447,56176), with the protein product MIPAEFEYVAPSTVEEAVRTLDGAGDDAKVLAGGQSLLPVLRMRMADPGLVVDLGGIPETKGVREDGDALVIGAMTSHHEVMRSDLVRQHAELVALATRTVADPQVRHRGTFGGSLAHADPAGDLPAPVLAMDAEMVIAGPGGRRTVPAAEFFVDYFTTALEANEVLVEVRLPKYTGWRAHYEKFNRVAQAWSVVGVAATLLVRDGTVAQARVGLTNMGATPVRVRGVEQALLGSPPSGEAIRQAAAHATEGTQAGSDASAEADYREHLAEVLTGRALTTAAGG
- a CDS encoding carbon monoxide dehydrogenase subunit G (product_source=COG3427; cog=COG3427; pfam=PF06240; superfamily=55961; transmembrane_helix_parts=Outside_1_292,TMhelix_293_310,Inside_311_318); the protein is MRLEHEFTVPVPADVAWPELLDPERVAPCMPGATLKSAEGEEFSGSVKVKLGPVSLMYKGNGSFTEVDHEERRAVIEASGKDSRGNGTASATVTARLASEGTSTRVRVDTDLKVTGKPAQLGRGLISDVAQKLIDQFAECLAGRLTGSGSETATGQETAAGESTEGSSTAASSSESSQQRSAAQPGASTPVGPAGNGSGSTSSNDGDRTTASPASGSATGETSGGASTPAGTGPGWKVTEAESGESSRSTARLSAVRSGDTGDTGDTGAAATSDSNDVVDLLGTAGMPVLKRVAPVVAGLAALTVLFVLLRRRARRAG
- a CDS encoding regulator of protease activity HflC (stomatin/prohibitin superfamily) (product_source=COG0330; cog=COG0330; pfam=PF01145; superfamily=117892; transmembrane_helix_parts=Outside_1_44,TMhelix_45_67,Inside_68_73,TMhelix_74_93,Outside_94_453), giving the protein MSTQQRGFSKITDVVAPWSKVRELIRGGDEGRLVPVVIPKDGRSVGWVALLFVALYLAGTAAFSGGVVAVSTGIAAALALVLAAIALWRASIVEIEQGTTGIRSRYGAFTGTLSPGRHYLWWPWDKVEFVVDTTTEIPYNAPVAACPTSEDVPLKAIEFFLKFRIDNPIDFVRTIGAGNFDVVLSSAVQDAIRQRGRQVHTEEAYELRGSDVEDMQATLNRQLNKYGVSILGANIPDVQLPDQYQQHLATRERVAKELSAYEREWELTRKRRIDNLLMEIERAKKTRDAKLVEVKASRNQARRDVARQLEEQETEAQRAQWEIEARGRATLTEAQNEAKSRQRLGQSYRDNRAVLHYELARRRLEVGARLAERAPRPVVVRGGGGEQSGLSTLLLSQLLPKLTSEAFTAGHSHQGAGSESGRGEAYADEAMRALGNANGIADSLLGEDGSGNQ
- a CDS encoding regulator of protease activity HflC (stomatin/prohibitin superfamily) (product_source=COG0330; cath_funfam=1.10.3300.10; cog=COG0330; pfam=PF01145; superfamily=117892; transmembrane_helix_parts=Inside_1_96,TMhelix_97_119,Outside_120_123,TMhelix_124_146,Inside_147_558), translating into MTIAAAGRRATSAVSEGQDLSETVGEAAERGDDGFAIDPGDFLSAREQGSSAGTRIEQRNAPMEEIGAIVSNTTLERGGDGEWVNVICPVVIPKRNAITALAIPVLGLAVLAVIGLVATRLTGVGTAWFGPQIWTLLVILAGLLWARRSVVMVPEGCQAMITKFSKLDRTVGPGRTVLLDPRKKVSYVLNTTREYPFNAPISEAPTRGGIKASVDLFLQFRIEDPTQFMFALGAVSGFSDKLSNAVSEVTRSLIYQQRAEDIYDLVGESTQELLDSLNEQFLPAVRLTSANITHAEPSSQQYRADLAAPEMVRMAKDAYTYEYELSLRKEQDEGDLNKELASMNESLSGIRAEIASYQAQMDTALERETNRAKAQARQRFVEAESTANANSALLEAQALDIRAVSAANNPEILEYHYEKDVLDKLESLAEHLPVLVSLGDQDDIDYPAAARRMLGIHEGAAGLSESDVAAIRERAEAIRERISGREAEIEQLLAAGGHTESPEAETAAEFTGVADAPTPPTTGPDPDGTAGTPTDEIRDGEARDGETRDGEQQQAGEL
- a CDS encoding O-succinylbenzoate synthase (product_source=KO:K02549; cath_funfam=3.20.20.120; cog=COG4948; ko=KO:K02549; pfam=PF13378; smart=SM00922; superfamily=51604), coding for MCSTDRELDLAELDAVRVYSLPMRTRFRGVTTRQGVLLSGPAGWGEFCPFEDYSDADSAPWLRTALESCFESWPEPVRDAVPVNCTVPAVDPELAHRIVADSGCRTAKVKVAEAGQPKSADIERLVAVRAALGGSGAVRVDANAAWDTDTAVRRIRELDRAASGLEYVEQPCPTVPELAAVRRRVNVRIAADESIRRAVDPLRVAVAEAADVAVIKATPLGGVRRALRVADSCGLPCVVSSAVESSVGLAAQLALAGALPDLPFACGLGTVALLDGDMVSDSLLPVNGWLPVPRRAPTPSPALVAAATPPAETQHRWLDRLRRVHDVMPRREAEEPE